The nucleotide sequence ACCGATAAATATTCATTATTTATACGTTAGGTTGGGTTTCAGATGTATATCATTTATTATATGAAACCAAAAAGAAGAAATGACAAGAAAGTTGTATATAGATGGAGGAATAAATTATGATGTGGAAAACAAGGCAGGGGTTCAAATCCTGTCATCCCTACCTATTACTTCTCCTGTGGGCAGTAACGAGGGATCAATTGAGATCGATTCAAACTGGACAAAATTCAGAGTTTCATTTTTCTATATGCATGCGGTACAAAAATCATCCTTTTCTTTACTGCTTTATCTCCCAGAAAGCGCTCTTAGTTCAGTTCGGTAGAACGTGTGTCTCCAAAACCCAATGTTGTAGGTTCAAATCCTACAGAGCATGATTCTGTTCTTGTTATGTTGAATCCAAAAAAAGAACTTATATAAATATAAGAAAATGAGACAGTAATGAGGTCCATATCGTCATCGTAATAAAAAGAAAGATATGCAAGCATTCTTTATGGGAGTCAGAGCTTTCTGATTTGAAGTAGCTGAAAAAGGACATCTGTGATCGGTTGATCATTAGTCGTTTTTAAGGTAAGTAGGCAGGGGTGTCTTGATTGAAACCGAACTTCAATTCCACCCAGCTCAGATTCTATGCAGCAGTGGGGAAGACCTATTTATACTTTTATTGAGAATTCCATTTCTTCCTGCCGCACCCCAATTCTTTCCCAGCAGTTGAAAATTGATATGAGATCTTGAACCCAGGGGGCTCCTATGTTCTGGCCAGAGGCATTGATGCGGGCTATTAGAATAAGGTGGTAAGGTCCAGGCATCTTCAAACCCCACATATGCCCTCTCTGATCTAGTAAGGGGAATGAAAGAAACAGGAATGTTGCACAGTAAAGTGTCAGCACTCACCCCCAAACTCCATAGGCCCCGCAATAGAAAGAGTTTACTTTGGTGCCGGAGAGCCAAAACTGCTAACCGAAACAAGACATATTCACTTTGACCACAACCACCCGCACTTGCCTACCCGACTGGCTATTTTAGCTATTCTCTCTTCAACCTTCCTCTAACCTAAAATAGTTGTACCACTCCCCCTTTAGAGATAGATTTCTTTATTCTCTAAGCTAGCTAAATGCCCGAAACATAATAAGCTAAGCCTCCATCGATTTAGCCAAAGCTGGCCTGGAGAAAATAATGGGAGCCGTGTCCCTTAAACGCCTTGTTTCCTCTTCTTTACGGTGGCTTCTTCTTAAATGAAAGAAGATCTCTGCTGCGCTTATGCCTTCAAACCCGAAAACATTGGTTATTACGACACCAGGTGAAATAGCTGCATTTTATTCTCTTCCTCCCCATGACCTATTGAAGTTGCGCTCACCCGCAGCCCTAAGCCCTACAGTTACTTCGCTTACCACCTAATCTTAATCTATTGCCCTGCCTCCAAGAGAAGAAATGGCACCAACCGATACAATGGCAGCTAGTTCTAGGGAAGCTGCTTCAATGGAATTTGGATTGCCTAGTTGCTTTTGAGTTCAATTTGAACTTGTTTCCAAGCTTTTTTTCATCCATGCCTATAAGTATAATTATCTTTTCCAATCCGAGTGTTCCATCGGACATACTCCATTTGCTTCTAGGGTCCATTTGCTTCTAGGGATAGATAGGGCTGGAGTCGTcagtgctagaatgaaatgtgaatGAGAGCATAGATTGATTGTCTCACTGCATGTACGTATAGTAACCGGTTAATAATACTAAGGGTCCCTAATACTAATCTTCACATGAGAGGAACGTGTCCTCTCGGCCTTGATATATACTAACAAATATCGTTTTTTCACTCAGACATGAGAGGTGAGATCGATTATATGATGGAGACAGATGGAGGAGCAGAAAGTGAGAGATTGTGGCGTGAAGCACATGTAAGGTGTACAAATCTTGAGACGGATGCCTCGAGGTGCCGGCCTGTGAGAACGCTCGTCATAGCATTGCGCCATAATTTTGTGATGGGTCTTTCGTTTTAAAAATAGAAGTTTTTCGGGTCTAGTTTACCGGTCCTTCAATAAATGCGTATGAAAAGTGAAATAGTTGATGTGATGGATGTGCCCGGTATCGATCAATGAAACATCGGCTCGACGCAGGATTTCAGTAGAACAGAAAACATCGTCAGTAGTAGAGGGATAGGTACTTATTCCCGGCCAGCGGTATCATTGCTGCTCCCCGCCTAATGCGGATCATTGTGCAATGCTTACGTGAAATCTCAATCCAAAACTTATTCGTTTCGTTGGAAAAACCAACGCCGGCGTCAAGATCAGTctcctttcctttctctttttggGAGTAGAGCTGAAAAAGATGGACAGTAACGATCGCGTAATATCAATTATCGGCCTCGTCACCGAAAGCAGCTTCCAATTGCTCGGAAATTATTAGCTATATGGGGACTTTGATGGTGAGCAAAAAGAATTGATCAAGAAATTGGTAAACTTTTTCATGATCGATGGTAAAAGAACGAGAGTTCGTGCTATTGTTTATAAAACTTTTCACCTCCTAGCTCGAACTGAACGTGATGTAATAAAACTTATGGTTGATGTCGTAGATAATATAAAGCCAATATGCAAAGCGGTCAAAGTAGGAGTCGCAGGTACTATTTATGATGTTCCTGGGATTGTAGCCAGGGATCATCAACGAACCTTAGCTATTCGTTGGATCCTTGGAGCAGCTTCCAAACGACGTATAAGCTACAGGATAAGCTTAGAGAAATGTTCATTTGCTGAGATACTGGATGCTTACCGAAAGAGGGGAATTTCACATAAGAGAAGGGAGAATCTTCATGGACTGGCTTCCACCAATCAGAGTTTTGCGCATTTTAGATGGTGGTAAAGTGATACCACATAAGGAGCTCTTCCTCATTCAGTCATACTCAACAAAAGTAAGAAATGTTTGACCCGGATACTTTTTTCATCTTCATATAGAAAGAAAATCGGCCTTCCTCATACTTCCCCCTTCATTCATAGAGTTGGAGGAATCCACAAGAGGCCTGCCCATTCATAATTACATAAAAGAACCATTCTTTTTATGAAAACTCTTGTTCCAACCTCACCTCAGGTCGAATGAATACGAAATGGGGATCAATCAAATCAATAAGCCATGAATGAAGAAGTAGTGGGCCTTTTGCCCTATTTCGTTTGACTCGTGGAGCTGAGAAATCTACTTCAAAGAGAGGGAAAGAGTGCTAGTCCAAAAGAACAAGCAAGGGATAAGCGCACGGGAGTGAAATCCGTTGTGCCCACGCGCATACGTTTTCTTGCTAGGTAATTTCTCAGAAAGTTTTTGTGTTCTTGATTCCTATTCCTAGGTGTTGTGCTTTTTCCCCTATGTCGCATATTGGTACTAGTGGAGTAGGATTGGCCTGTAATACAGAACCTATAGGTGGTGTAAGATTTCGCTCAATACTCAAATCTACAATTAAAGCATCTGAGGTTGCATCAATCGAGGATACACGACATAAGGAATTGTTAGATCTCCAAACTGAACTTCGCCTTCACCAAGCGTGGGTTTTCACTGGTCCTAACTAACGGTTGGCAAGCGATCCCATATTCTGCATCCCGAAGATCAGACGACCCAGAGCCGGAGCGATCATTCAAGCATG is from Triticum aestivum cultivar Chinese Spring chromosome 1B, IWGSC CS RefSeq v2.1, whole genome shotgun sequence and encodes:
- the LOC123078278 gene encoding ribosomal protein S7, mitochondrial-like, giving the protein MRGEIDYMMETDGGAESERLWREAHLYGDFDGEQKELIKKLVNFFMIDGKRTRVRAIVYKTFHLLARTERDVIKLMVDVVDNIKPICKAVKVGVAGTIYDVPGIVARDHQRTLAIRWILGAASKRRISYRISLEKCSFAEILDAYRKRGISHKRRENLHGLASTNQSFAHFRWW